In Amia ocellicauda isolate fAmiCal2 chromosome 3, fAmiCal2.hap1, whole genome shotgun sequence, the DNA window GCCTGGCGCACAGACCCAAGCCCGGCAGcaccctcctcttcctcctcctcctcctcgctgACCTGAGCACCCTGTGGTCTCTCCCAATCTGAGGGGGGTGCGGATGCCAGGGCACAGCGCCCCCTGCTGCCCAGATCAGGAGACAGAAGAAGCTGCACACCTGTGAGACTCTCttgaggggagaggggtggctTGTGTTGCTGGCTGGGGACTCGGGGACTCAGGTATtcagagacacagggacactGACAGCTGGTCAGAGACTCGTAGGTCTGCACAGAGGTTTACAATATCAATGCACTGTGATATGAATTCAAAGCTATGCTGAGGATTTTATAGCAAAGACACTTAAATGAGAAACATGATGACAGTTTGTCATCGTATGCAGCACTGCCACCCAAACACACTGTACCAAAGACCAGACCTGTATCCTGCAGCATGTGTCAGTGTGGCGCCGGGTCCGGCACTGAACGCACTTTAGCAACTCGGGCACATGCGACCTGAACCACAGACAGCACTACCTCCTGCCTCCTCCTTTCTCAGGCTGAAACATACTAACGCACTGCCCCACGCACTGCCCAACACACTGCCCAATGCACTGCCCAAAACACTGCCCAACACACTGCCCAACACACTGCCCAACGCACTGCCCAACGCACTGCCCAACATGCTGTACCACGCACTGCCCAACGCACTGCCCAACACACTGCCCAACGCACTGCCCTCCAGCTACACTGTGGCCCCGCTGCTGCAGTGCACAGACCCTGCGGTGAGGGCTGCCCCTTGGCTCAGTCTTGGGCAGTCGTTCATGATGAATATCCAGGCAGGGTTACAGTTAAAGTAGTGGAGTGAGTGGTGAGTGCGGAGGTGTGGAGCGCAGGGCTGTGGAAACTCCAGGAGACCTTCCAGACAGTTGAGAGGAGCCCCAGTGCAGCCCCAGCCACGGGCtgaggtttgtttttttcctagcattgatttgttgttttcgCTGAGATGTAGTTGTCTTCTAATCAGTGTTGTACAAATAAACGGTGTCGGCCGTCACACTGGCTGTGTTCACTTCGAGGGCTGCtctccgggggggggggggtgttcttTCCTGCTGCTGTTAATTGCTCCCGATATAGCAGCCGAACCAGATATATCCCAGGAGGATTTCCAGATTTCCTCTGGCCAGCCTTAGACACAACAAGCACTGCATATCATTCCCGAAGAAGCTCCTAGGACCCCCTGTCTCTGAGGGAGTGGAACCCCACCTGTTCACAGGGTCCACACAACCCGGTTAAAGAATTAAcacccactgtgtgtgtgtgtgtgtgtgtgtgtgtgtgagtgagagaaacaatgtgtgtgtgagagagacagagaattaatctctgtgtgtctgtgtgtgtgtgtgagtgagaaaaacaatgtgtgtgtgagagagacagaaaattaatctctgtgtgtttgtttgtctgtgtgtgtgcgtgtgcgtgtacgTTTGTGTGCTGATCACACACTGGGGGCTTTTCCAGTAAAACTGCAGTGAAGCTCAGCCCCCGCTGGCTGTGGGGATCTGTGCCCCGACTGACGTGTTCATAAATCAATGGATTATACAGGAACACACATCGACATTtattgtaaactttattattcaGTGTCTGTACAATAATCATACAAAATGATCACCGGTATGTACAGTGTCGACTGAGTAGAGTGAGTGTATCGCAGAGTGAGTCTTTATTGTGCTCTAGGTGTATTCACTGGTCCCGTGACTGCAATGTGAATATCTATAATTAGAAATATATACCCCCCCTCCCCGAGGATAACAGCCGAGAGGAGGGGCTCTGCATTCACCAACGCTTATTGCAGAGTCTGTGTCCGTGCAGGATAAATTTAGCCCTTTTCTGTTCCTCTTTTTCTTGCTTTTATCCACCCCCCCCAGCCCTGTCTTCTGACATgtacaaatcaaacaaacaccCACAGTACAGTATAGGCAAGCACAGCAAAGCATTGCtgagaaaccaaaaaaatacagtacaaaagaaaataaaaaagggaaatcaaataaacgaaaaagagaaacaatacTTCGCACTGAAGGGTGGGGTACGGGGGCCGTGTCAGTGCGTCCCGTTCACTGGGACAGAAATAGGGTGGGGGGCGGGTGTTGCTCCCGGTGTGGTGCTGGTAGTGCCAGACTCCTGGGCCTCTGAGGGTGTGCGGACGCTGTGAGCCGGGAGACGTGCCGAGCTGGGCCGAGGGACAGGGGTGTCAGCTTAGTCCGCAGGCGGGTAGGCAGGCCAGGACcccgagcagcagcagcaggggcCTGCCGCAGAGCAGACAGGGGGCGCCGTGGTTCAGCGTGGGGCTCCCGGTCAGTGTGGGGCTTGAGGTCAGGGTGGGGCTCAAGATCAGGGTGGGGCTCCCGGTCAGCATAGGGCTCTCTGTCAGCAGGGGCTTCTTCTCAGATTTCctgctgacccctgaccccacaGACACCTGGTCAGCAGCCGTGCCCTCCAGGGCCTCGTACCACTGGCAGTGGAATTGGCGGCGCCAGGCCTCCAGGTCGCCGTGCTGCAGCTCGCCCAGCGCCAGCAGGCTGTCCTGGGTGCCGTTGGGGTCGGGCGAGAGCCGGAAGCTGCCCGCAGGCAGGTGCAGGTAGGCGGGCTCCTCGGGGTTCTTGCGCACGCACCGGCCACGCCCCCGGCACAGCCCCTCTGCGCACAGCTGTGCCGCCACTGTCACGTTCACCGCGTATGGGCCCAGCACCCCCCGCACAAAGTCTGCCAGCTCCCAGCAGCCTCTCTGCCAACGAAAACACCAGGGATGGGTCAGGGGGGTCAGGAGATGGAatgatggatagatggatgcagagatagatggatggatggagacAGAGTGATGGATGAAGGGATGAACACTGGGATGGTTACCTGGGTCTTGGTGGAGAAGAACTTCTCCCAGATGATGATGCCAGCGGCCCCCATGGCAGCACTCTCCCCGACGGTGCTGATCAGATCCGCCTGCGGGACAGACAGGCTGGGGGTCAGACACAGTGGGACAGTAGACACTGCGTTGCTCGCTCTCTcttcacagcacacagcacggGTACCCATCTGGTTAAACAGTGCGTGACGTAGAAAGTGCCAAGACACCCAAAGTAAGTTAGCTGTGTTGAAGTGAAGCTCAGCCCCCCCCAGCGCACCCACGCCCACCCTTCGTCCCCCCGCCCCTCTGTCTGGCCGTGCCTTTGCTTTATGACACAGAGTCTTAACACGGCGCCAGAGATTCTGTCAGGGCTGCCGCCGCCCATGCACGGGGAGATACTATCTGGCAGTGAGTCACAAACCCCATTAATCTATCACTCTCCTGGCTGACAGGAGCTCTGTGCCTCCGCTCTCGCCCGAGATGGAACAGCAAGTTAAACCCTGAAAAGCCGACGGCTGTTTAAAATGGATGACTGTGTGGAGGGGGGCGGCAGAAGGTTCAGGTTTTTCGGTAAACAGAAATCTGAAGTTCAGAGATTTTCTGTAAAACGATTTTCTCTTATCAGGCCCTGAGTTCTCCACAGCTGCAATACTGGTGTGGTGATGCCACCAGCCATTGAGATCAGGGCCTTTCACTCCCCGCCACTGAAAACAATCACGGTGACAGAATCACTGCAGCCTGGGATCGGACACGTAGCACTGTGATCCTTGTTGATACCTCTTCATGAGGATACATTCACTCTCCTGCAGGGAAACAAGCTGCCACATGAATAAATTATCAGCCCaaggaataaataattgaagtcACAATCGGTTGTATAGTTATGGCACTGCCCTGCCGGCTGACGCTCACCTCGGACAGGAAGGTGTTGGTGGAGGAGTAGACGCTCTTGACCAATGGGAAAACGGGGAGGTCGTAGGCGGTCCCAGCCAGGGCTGCCACTCGTAGCGCTTCTCGGATCTGATTGGAGGAGTAGAGACGCGCCCCCTGGGTGCCACCCACCAGCTTGTCCAGTGACAGGGAGGGGTACAGTGCCGCCGACTTCTTCCATAGCCACAGCATCTCATCGTTCAGCGCCATCTCCGCCGCCGGGCAGCAGCCACTGTAGTTGGCCAGGCGCTGTCCAGGGCCGGAGTTGTAGCAGTCGGGGTATGGAGAGAAGCCCCAGAGGGCTTGTGGCCGCAGGTTGCGGGCTTCCTGCAGCGTCTCCAGCAGCACGGCCTGGGCGGCAGCCTCGAAGTCCACCTGCAGAGCGGCACCGGGACACGAGACACAGTGAGGGTGAGCACAAGCCACGCACCCCCCCCCAGCCCAGCAACTACACAAACTGTGACTGGCTGTAATTGAGCTATGATTATAGCTATAACTAAGCCATGAATGTGACTGTGGTTATAACTGAGCTATGATTGTGGTTATAACTGAGCTATGTGGGGACAGGGGACAGTTATCAGATGGAGGGGAGATCAGA includes these proteins:
- the LOC136747254 gene encoding hyaluronidase-1: MAAKERGPLRALLLLTLGGVLRSLVGGLQPAHPPLLPGQPFLMLWGIPDTLCEGRPDPSAFGMVVKGGGATQKFAIFYPDTLGLYPYYDLQDQPVAGGLPQHSSLDMHLLKIEADVTAALPPPDYAGLAAIHWEEWAPQWSRNRGKREIYQQQSRQLLRQFFPDWTPAELDKWAQVDFEAAAQAVLLETLQEARNLRPQALWGFSPYPDCYNSGPGQRLANYSGCCPAAEMALNDEMLWLWKKSAALYPSLSLDKLVGGTQGARLYSSNQIREALRVAALAGTAYDLPVFPLVKSVYSSTNTFLSEADLISTVGESAAMGAAGIIIWEKFFSTKTQRGCWELADFVRGVLGPYAVNVTVAAQLCAEGLCRGRGRCVRKNPEEPAYLHLPAGSFRLSPDPNGTQDSLLALGELQHGDLEAWRRQFHCQWYEALEGTAADQVSVGSGVSRKSEKKPLLTESPMLTGSPTLILSPTLTSSPTLTGSPTLNHGAPCLLCGRPLLLLLGVLACLPACGLS